In Capillimicrobium parvum, a genomic segment contains:
- a CDS encoding DUF1905 domain-containing protein, with amino-acid sequence MLTEFNARLRKGDNPGAWTCVVMDDAAELFGTRGLVKIRGEIDGEPFDGALMAQGDGTHRLPVKAKLRKAIGKEAGDTVHVRIDERLGKTK; translated from the coding sequence ATGCTGACAGAGTTCAACGCCCGGCTTCGGAAGGGCGACAACCCGGGTGCGTGGACGTGCGTCGTGATGGACGACGCGGCGGAGCTCTTTGGCACGCGCGGCCTCGTGAAGATCCGCGGGGAGATCGACGGCGAGCCGTTCGACGGGGCACTCATGGCCCAGGGCGACGGAACGCATCGACTGCCCGTCAAGGCGAAGCTCCGCAAGGCGATCGGCAAGGAGGCGGGCGACACAGTCCACGTGCGCATCGACGAGCGGCTCGGAAAGACGAAGTGA
- the selD gene encoding selenide, water dikinase SelD gives MTQVGAVTLTSLSHGAGCGCKLPVAALEPLLRGLPRSADPRLLVGHETSDDAGVVQVAPDLALVQTVDFFTPIVDDPYDFGRIAAANALSDVYAMGGRPLSALSLVAFPLERLGAEMLAEILQGGLDVVEAAGAMVVGGHSIDDPEPKFGLAVTGLVHPGAVLTNAGGRAGDALVLTKPLGVGAISTALKRGAAGPGLLDAAVATMVALNDAASQAALAAGAHAATDVTGFGLLNHLHELARASGVAAEVDAAAVPVLPGVQELLRGDDAVSGGSRRNRLHAEGFTRYEAGVEEWRRRLVADATTSGGLLVAVDPARAGDVPGPVVGRLVHGAAGAVTVRAR, from the coding sequence GTGACCCAGGTCGGGGCCGTCACGCTGACCTCGCTGTCGCACGGCGCCGGCTGCGGCTGCAAGCTGCCGGTCGCGGCGCTCGAGCCGCTCCTGCGGGGCCTGCCGCGCAGCGCCGACCCGCGGCTGCTCGTGGGCCACGAGACCTCCGACGACGCGGGGGTCGTGCAGGTGGCGCCCGACCTCGCGCTCGTGCAGACCGTCGACTTCTTCACGCCGATCGTCGACGACCCCTACGACTTCGGCCGCATCGCCGCCGCCAACGCACTGTCCGACGTCTACGCGATGGGGGGCCGACCGCTCAGCGCGCTGAGCCTCGTCGCGTTCCCGCTCGAGCGGCTCGGCGCGGAGATGCTCGCCGAGATCCTCCAGGGCGGGCTCGATGTCGTCGAGGCGGCGGGGGCGATGGTCGTCGGCGGCCACTCGATCGACGATCCCGAGCCGAAGTTCGGCCTCGCCGTCACCGGGCTCGTGCACCCCGGCGCCGTCCTCACGAACGCGGGTGGCCGTGCGGGCGACGCGCTCGTCCTGACCAAGCCGCTCGGCGTGGGCGCGATCTCGACCGCGCTCAAGCGCGGTGCCGCCGGTCCCGGGCTGCTCGACGCGGCGGTGGCGACGATGGTGGCCCTCAACGACGCGGCGTCGCAGGCGGCCCTCGCGGCCGGGGCCCACGCCGCGACCGACGTCACCGGCTTCGGCCTGCTCAACCACCTCCACGAGCTGGCGCGGGCCAGCGGCGTGGCGGCGGAGGTCGACGCGGCGGCGGTCCCGGTCCTGCCCGGCGTGCAGGAGCTCCTGCGCGGCGACGACGCCGTGTCGGGCGGCAGCCGGCGCAACCGCCTGCACGCCGAGGGCTTCACGCGCTACGAGGCGGGCGTCGAGGAATGGCGCCGGCGCCTGGTCGCCGACGCGACGACCTCGGGCGGCCTGCTCGTCGCGGTCGACCCGGCGCGCGCCGGCGACGTGCCGGGACCGGTCGTGGGCCGGCTCGTGCACGGCGCCGCGGGCGCCGTCACGGTGCGCGCGCGCTGA
- a CDS encoding hemerythrin domain-containing protein: MKRSDALASLSRDHHHALVAAQRLRRAGPETAAAARAAFLEFWTTDGRRHFRLEEEILLPAYAAFGDAHHPLVLKALGEHVEIRQRADALTAAAEPGVDALHDLGERLAAHVRLEERQLFVLIEEAMPAQPLAAVAAAIERAERDGA; encoded by the coding sequence GTGAAGCGGTCCGACGCTCTCGCCTCGCTCTCGCGCGACCACCACCACGCGCTGGTCGCCGCGCAGCGCCTGCGCCGGGCCGGCCCGGAGACCGCCGCGGCGGCGCGCGCGGCGTTCCTCGAGTTCTGGACGACCGACGGGCGCCGGCACTTCCGCCTCGAGGAGGAGATCCTGCTGCCGGCCTACGCCGCGTTCGGCGACGCGCACCACCCGCTCGTGCTCAAGGCGCTCGGCGAGCACGTCGAGATCCGGCAGCGGGCGGACGCGCTGACGGCCGCCGCCGAGCCCGGGGTCGACGCGCTGCACGACCTGGGCGAGCGTCTCGCCGCCCATGTCCGGCTCGAGGAGCGGCAGCTCTTCGTGCTCATCGAGGAGGCGATGCCCGCGCAGCCGCTCGCGGCGGTCGCCGCGGCAATCGAGCGGGCGGAGCGCGACGGGGCGTGA
- a CDS encoding class I SAM-dependent methyltransferase, with protein MSGELLVDRRWGTETSRVADLGGVDAPGRVRYEPSGYLDLRRVLRHRDVTPQDVFLDLGCGKGRIVLQAARYEFGRVIGVEVSPELCEVARANVRARRDHLRSDVELIVADAATFDIPDDVTVIYLYNPFRGAVFAAAVDQIVSSLNRAPRRVRVIYRTPLEEDVLLGTGRFRLTRSVPGLRPTRAWAQKMSTRIYVAEPA; from the coding sequence GTGTCGGGCGAGCTGCTGGTGGACCGCCGGTGGGGAACGGAGACGTCGCGCGTGGCCGATCTCGGCGGGGTGGACGCCCCCGGCCGGGTGCGCTACGAGCCATCGGGCTATCTGGATCTGCGCCGGGTCCTGCGCCACCGCGACGTCACCCCCCAGGACGTGTTCCTCGACCTCGGCTGCGGGAAGGGCCGGATCGTCCTGCAGGCCGCCCGCTACGAGTTCGGGCGGGTCATCGGCGTCGAGGTCTCGCCGGAGCTGTGCGAGGTCGCCCGCGCCAACGTACGGGCGCGCCGAGACCACCTGCGCAGCGACGTCGAGCTCATCGTCGCCGATGCCGCGACGTTCGACATCCCGGACGACGTCACCGTGATCTACCTCTACAACCCGTTCCGAGGAGCGGTCTTCGCGGCAGCGGTCGACCAGATCGTGTCGTCGCTGAACCGTGCACCGCGCAGAGTCCGCGTGATCTACCGCACGCCGCTCGAGGAGGACGTCCTCCTCGGTACCGGGCGCTTCCGCCTGACGCGCAGCGTCCCGGGATTGCGGCCGACCCGCGCGTGGGCCCAGAAGATGTCGACCCGGATCTACGTCGCCGAACCGGCGTGA
- a CDS encoding MMPL family transporter gives MRVVAWATGRRGRFVVIAAWLAAAVLGYMGHAKLPDVTQGGQTSFLPRHSNSTKATQALGQGGVQGGSDIPALIVFARDGGLTRADRTAIGGMATSIDRLGLRGATPAFAPFTERGRSDILGGAGLISRDGDAAVVPVGIDANVPGAITPAVHQIRRVVRAQTPPGLQAHVTGPAGTAVDFEQAADDAGRTLLFVTAGLVLVLLLVVYRAPALAVLPLIVVAAAYLVTAGLTYLLIEADAIQVNAEGTMLLLVLIFGAGTDYALLIVQRYREELGAGDGHEPALRRAVVGSAPAIGAAGATVIAAMLVLLLADLESTHWLGPVLALGIAVMLLAAFTLLPAVLAVLGPHAFWPTQAASRPVRSPRWVRVAALVRRRARVLIAAITAGLVVCAAGNLVGTQSIGFGQGILGTTDSGQGTELLNAHFPPGINSPLIVLVDVPVAGRALDALNDLREVDAAVPAGASRNGQLALIAVILDEDPYGSPAAHVVERIRELLAGLTDEASVGGITAENLDVEETNRSDTRIIVPVALLVVFAVLCLLLRALVAPLYLIVTVIASFAATLGIATVLFTKVLGEDGLTFNLTLMSFIFLVALGVDYNIFLMHRARDEAREHGTAEGVTRALVTTGGVVTGAGLILAGTFASLTVLPLEQLVQIGGTVALGVLLDTFVVRALLVPSITVVLGERAWWPGSGHPEVAVSARAP, from the coding sequence ATGCGGGTCGTGGCGTGGGCTACAGGACGGCGAGGGCGCTTCGTCGTCATCGCGGCGTGGCTGGCCGCCGCCGTGCTCGGCTACATGGGGCACGCGAAGCTGCCGGACGTCACGCAGGGCGGGCAGACCAGCTTCCTGCCCCGCCACTCGAACTCGACGAAGGCGACCCAGGCCCTCGGCCAGGGCGGCGTCCAGGGCGGCAGCGACATCCCGGCGCTCATCGTCTTCGCCCGCGACGGCGGCCTGACCCGGGCCGACCGCACGGCCATCGGCGGGATGGCCACCTCGATCGACCGGCTCGGCCTGCGCGGCGCCACGCCGGCGTTCGCGCCGTTCACCGAGCGCGGCCGCTCAGACATCCTCGGCGGCGCGGGCCTCATCTCGCGCGACGGCGACGCGGCGGTGGTGCCGGTCGGCATCGACGCCAACGTGCCGGGCGCGATCACGCCGGCCGTGCACCAGATCCGGCGCGTCGTCCGCGCGCAGACCCCGCCCGGCCTGCAGGCCCACGTGACCGGCCCGGCCGGCACGGCCGTGGACTTCGAGCAGGCCGCCGACGACGCCGGGCGCACGCTGCTGTTCGTCACCGCGGGTCTCGTCCTCGTGCTGCTGCTCGTCGTCTACCGGGCGCCGGCGCTCGCGGTCCTGCCGCTGATCGTGGTCGCCGCGGCCTACCTCGTCACGGCGGGCCTGACGTACCTGCTCATCGAAGCCGACGCCATCCAGGTCAACGCCGAGGGCACGATGCTGCTGCTCGTCCTCATCTTCGGGGCGGGGACCGACTACGCGCTGCTGATCGTCCAGCGCTACCGCGAGGAGCTGGGCGCCGGCGACGGTCACGAGCCGGCGCTGCGGCGCGCGGTCGTCGGGTCCGCGCCCGCGATCGGCGCGGCGGGCGCGACCGTGATCGCCGCCATGCTGGTCCTGCTCCTGGCCGACCTCGAGTCGACCCATTGGCTGGGGCCGGTGCTGGCGCTCGGCATCGCCGTGATGCTGCTCGCCGCGTTCACGCTGCTGCCCGCGGTGCTCGCGGTCCTCGGCCCGCACGCGTTCTGGCCGACACAGGCCGCGTCCCGGCCCGTGCGGTCGCCGCGCTGGGTCCGCGTGGCGGCGCTCGTGCGTCGGCGCGCCCGCGTGCTGATCGCCGCGATCACCGCCGGGCTCGTCGTCTGCGCCGCCGGCAACCTGGTCGGCACGCAGTCGATCGGGTTCGGGCAGGGCATCCTGGGTACGACGGACTCGGGCCAGGGCACGGAGCTCCTGAACGCCCACTTCCCGCCCGGCATCAACTCGCCGCTCATCGTGCTCGTCGACGTGCCGGTCGCGGGACGGGCGCTCGACGCGCTCAACGACCTGCGGGAGGTCGACGCGGCGGTTCCGGCGGGCGCCTCGCGGAACGGCCAGCTGGCGCTGATCGCCGTGATCCTCGACGAGGACCCGTACGGCTCGCCGGCCGCGCACGTCGTCGAGCGGATCCGCGAGCTGCTGGCCGGGCTCACCGACGAGGCGTCGGTGGGCGGCATCACGGCGGAGAACCTCGACGTCGAGGAGACGAACCGCAGCGACACGCGGATCATCGTGCCGGTCGCGCTGCTCGTCGTCTTCGCCGTCCTGTGCCTGCTGCTGCGCGCGCTCGTGGCGCCCCTCTACCTGATCGTCACGGTGATCGCGTCGTTCGCGGCGACGCTCGGCATCGCGACCGTGCTCTTCACCAAGGTGCTCGGCGAGGACGGGCTGACGTTCAACCTCACGCTCATGTCGTTCATCTTCCTCGTCGCGCTCGGGGTGGACTACAACATCTTCCTCATGCACCGGGCGCGCGACGAGGCGCGCGAGCACGGCACCGCGGAGGGCGTCACCCGGGCGCTCGTCACGACCGGCGGCGTCGTGACCGGCGCCGGGCTGATCCTCGCCGGCACGTTCGCCTCGCTGACGGTCCTGCCGCTCGAGCAGCTCGTCCAGATCGGCGGGACGGTCGCGCTCGGCGTCCTGCTCGACACGTTCGTCGTCCGCGCGCTGCTCGTTCCCTCGATCACGGTGGTCCTCGGCGAGCGCGCGTGGTGGCCCGGCAGCGGCCACCCGGAGGTCGCGGTCAGCGCGCGCGCACCGTGA
- a CDS encoding IPT/TIG domain-containing protein yields MKALKVLLLSSLLVLAVSATAAAESVSGPDGKIDSSLRRLAVANARGQSIAPLAADSRLTLDGAERVLVDVAVRGDAKPAGAMLAAAGMQVTGTSDAAPVALVEGWLAVGQAGAVAQLDVTRAISPVTAWGTDDAGQETGETDVGAVTSAGDAAHNGPTARALGATGAGVKVGVMSDSISHVGTGVSGSKATGDLPANVQILDDHIGGTDEGRAMAEIIYDMAPGITDLLFATGGGGPVLKANNITALANAGVRVIADDIFYLSEPFFQDGVVAQAVDAAKAAGVGYFASAGNRARQSWQGTYAASANQNNDFGGGDQVQSVASVAPGRFIQIVLQWDEPWGQAQTDLDAGLVDMANVNGGFLRTSIDDNVATGLPRETITWTNTTGSAKTVGLVIQRYAGARNPLMKWIGFGGTYAIEHDTKSDAINPDAASASGSLAVAAIDAAEPGHDDVESFSSRGLKTRLFDKDGVRFGTPQVRQKPQLAAADGVQTTVPGFKPFYGTSAAAPSAAGVAALVISARPSMNVDELRAIMTNPANAIDCSLAGNPDTDCGSGFILADKAVAQAKGASAAPAITSFTPANGPTGTTVTVNGTNFTGATAVAFNGRAATFTVASATKVTAKVPDGATTGRIKVTTPKGTATSATDFTPTLTVTSLAPASGPAGTVVTIAGAGFNPGSVVKFNGVTAAKTFKSATSLTATVPATATTGKVTVTNTTGVAGTAASPAAFTVTAPPAPSITSFTPTGGPAGTVVTITGRNLTGASAVTFNAKAAPTFTVVSPTQIKATVPATATTGRIGVRTAGGTATSPGTFTMLAVTSLTPASGPTGSQVTIAGSGFNATSVVKFNGAKAVSTFVSATSLKATVPASATTGRVTVSNPTGAVGTATSAASFTVTAPPVPKITTLSPGSGLTGAQVTITGSGFTGATAVSFNGLAAGTFTAASDTKVTATVPNGATTGKVRVVAPGGTATSATDFTVRLSITSFSPGRGPQNATVTVNGVGFDASSRVRFNGAAATTTLVSATNLRAVVPATATTGPITVTNTSSPSGTVTSATTFTKQ; encoded by the coding sequence ATGAAGGCGCTGAAGGTCCTGCTGCTGTCGTCGCTGCTCGTCCTCGCCGTTTCCGCCACGGCGGCCGCGGAGTCGGTGTCCGGGCCTGACGGCAAGATCGATTCGAGCCTGCGCCGGCTCGCCGTCGCGAACGCGCGCGGGCAGAGCATCGCGCCGCTCGCGGCCGACAGCCGGCTCACGCTAGACGGCGCGGAGCGGGTGCTGGTCGACGTCGCCGTCCGAGGCGACGCGAAGCCGGCCGGCGCCATGCTCGCGGCGGCCGGGATGCAGGTCACCGGCACGTCGGACGCGGCCCCGGTGGCGCTGGTCGAGGGCTGGCTTGCCGTCGGGCAGGCCGGCGCGGTGGCGCAGCTCGACGTCACGCGCGCGATCTCTCCGGTCACGGCATGGGGCACGGACGACGCCGGGCAGGAGACCGGCGAGACGGACGTCGGCGCGGTCACCTCCGCGGGCGACGCGGCGCACAACGGGCCGACCGCCCGGGCACTCGGGGCCACCGGCGCGGGCGTGAAGGTCGGCGTGATGTCTGACTCGATCAGCCACGTCGGGACGGGCGTGTCGGGCTCGAAGGCGACCGGCGATCTCCCGGCGAACGTCCAGATCCTCGACGACCACATCGGCGGCACCGACGAGGGCCGTGCCATGGCGGAGATCATCTACGACATGGCGCCCGGGATCACGGACCTGCTGTTCGCGACGGGCGGCGGGGGACCGGTCCTCAAGGCGAACAACATCACCGCGCTGGCGAACGCGGGCGTCCGCGTGATCGCCGACGACATCTTCTACCTGAGCGAGCCGTTCTTCCAGGACGGCGTGGTCGCCCAGGCGGTCGACGCGGCCAAGGCGGCGGGCGTCGGCTACTTCGCCTCCGCCGGCAACCGCGCCCGCCAGAGCTGGCAGGGCACGTACGCCGCCTCGGCCAACCAGAACAACGACTTCGGCGGCGGCGATCAGGTGCAGTCGGTGGCCAGCGTCGCCCCGGGGAGGTTCATCCAGATCGTGCTGCAGTGGGACGAGCCCTGGGGGCAGGCGCAGACCGACCTCGATGCCGGCCTGGTGGACATGGCCAACGTCAACGGCGGCTTCCTGCGCACGAGCATCGACGACAACGTCGCGACCGGCCTGCCGCGCGAGACGATCACGTGGACCAACACCACCGGGTCGGCGAAGACGGTCGGCCTCGTCATCCAGCGGTACGCCGGCGCCCGCAACCCGCTGATGAAGTGGATCGGCTTCGGGGGCACCTACGCCATCGAGCACGACACGAAGTCGGATGCGATCAACCCCGACGCGGCGTCGGCCTCGGGTTCGCTGGCGGTCGCGGCGATCGACGCCGCCGAACCCGGTCATGACGACGTGGAGAGCTTCAGCTCGCGCGGCCTCAAGACGCGGCTGTTCGACAAGGACGGCGTGCGCTTCGGCACGCCGCAGGTCCGGCAGAAGCCGCAGCTCGCGGCGGCGGACGGCGTGCAGACGACGGTGCCCGGGTTCAAGCCGTTCTACGGCACGAGCGCGGCCGCGCCGAGCGCGGCCGGCGTCGCGGCGCTCGTCATCTCCGCGCGCCCGTCGATGAACGTCGACGAGCTGCGCGCGATCATGACCAACCCGGCGAACGCGATCGACTGCAGTCTCGCCGGCAACCCCGACACCGACTGCGGCTCCGGGTTCATCCTGGCCGACAAGGCGGTCGCCCAGGCGAAGGGCGCGAGCGCAGCGCCGGCGATCACGTCGTTCACCCCGGCGAACGGGCCGACGGGCACGACGGTCACCGTGAACGGCACGAACTTCACGGGTGCGACCGCGGTGGCGTTCAACGGCAGGGCGGCGACGTTCACGGTGGCGAGCGCCACGAAGGTCACCGCCAAGGTGCCCGACGGCGCGACGACGGGCCGGATCAAGGTCACCACGCCGAAGGGCACGGCCACGAGCGCCACGGACTTCACGCCGACGCTCACGGTGACCTCGCTCGCCCCGGCGAGCGGGCCGGCCGGGACGGTCGTGACGATCGCCGGCGCCGGCTTCAACCCCGGCAGCGTCGTGAAGTTCAACGGCGTGACCGCCGCGAAGACGTTCAAGTCGGCGACGTCGCTGACGGCCACCGTGCCGGCGACCGCGACGACCGGCAAGGTGACGGTGACGAACACGACCGGCGTCGCCGGCACGGCTGCGAGCCCGGCCGCGTTCACGGTCACGGCGCCGCCGGCGCCGTCGATCACGTCGTTCACCCCGACCGGCGGTCCGGCGGGCACGGTCGTCACGATCACCGGCAGGAACCTGACCGGCGCGAGCGCGGTGACGTTCAACGCGAAGGCCGCGCCGACGTTCACCGTCGTGTCGCCGACCCAGATCAAGGCGACGGTCCCGGCGACCGCCACGACGGGCAGGATCGGCGTGCGCACCGCCGGCGGCACCGCGACGAGCCCCGGCACGTTCACCATGCTCGCCGTGACGTCGCTGACGCCGGCGTCCGGTCCGACGGGCAGCCAGGTCACGATCGCCGGCTCCGGGTTCAACGCGACCAGCGTCGTGAAGTTCAACGGCGCGAAGGCGGTGAGCACGTTCGTGTCGGCGACGTCGCTGAAGGCGACGGTCCCGGCGTCGGCGACGACCGGCAGGGTCACGGTGAGCAACCCCACCGGCGCGGTCGGGACGGCGACGAGCGCCGCGAGCTTCACGGTCACGGCGCCGCCGGTGCCGAAGATCACGACCCTGTCGCCCGGCAGCGGGCTCACCGGCGCGCAGGTGACGATCACCGGCAGCGGGTTCACGGGCGCGACCGCCGTGTCGTTCAACGGGCTGGCCGCAGGGACGTTCACCGCCGCCTCGGACACGAAGGTCACGGCGACCGTTCCCAACGGCGCGACGACCGGCAAGGTCAGGGTGGTCGCGCCCGGCGGCACCGCGACGAGCGCGACCGACTTCACCGTCCGGCTCTCGATCACGTCGTTCTCGCCGGGCCGCGGCCCGCAGAACGCGACCGTGACCGTCAACGGCGTGGGGTTCGACGCGTCCAGCCGCGTCCGGTTCAACGGCGCGGCCGCGACCACGACCCTGGTCAGCGCGACCAACCTGCGCGCCGTCGTCCCCGCGACGGCCACGACCGGGCCGATCACGGTCACGAACACCTCGTCGCCGTCCGGGACGGTGACGAGCGCGACGACGTTCACGAAGCAGTAG
- the selA gene encoding L-seryl-tRNA(Sec) selenium transferase translates to MSDAHDADPRRALPSVDRLATAVARAELAERRAALHDGGAPPQDDLVAAARRRLRPSLRRVLNATGVVVHTNLGRAPLSTAAQAAVADVAAGYSNLELDLADGRRGSRQDHVAALLRELTGAEAALAVNNCAAATLLAVAALAGPDREVIVSRGQLIEIGGSFRIPEVVAQAGARLVEVGTTNRTRVDDYRRAIGERTAAVLRAHQSNFRTVGFVEEAAIEELCNLGVAVIDDVGSGALAEDLPQLAGEPPVRRSVRAGADLVAFSADKLLGGPQAGLLVGRHEAIDRCARHPLARALRIDKLSLAALEATLQLYRDPELARREVPVLAMLDAPPEVLERRARRLAEGVGGELGTAVARAGGGALPLLELDGPAVALDPGPGGADALAAALRGGDPPVVGRIRAGRVILDPRTLADDELDAAIAAVRAARRP, encoded by the coding sequence GTGAGCGACGCACACGACGCCGACCCCCGCCGGGCTCTGCCCTCGGTCGACCGGCTGGCGACCGCGGTGGCCCGCGCCGAGCTCGCCGAGCGCCGGGCCGCGCTGCACGACGGCGGCGCCCCGCCGCAGGACGACCTCGTCGCGGCGGCCCGGCGGCGCCTGCGGCCGTCGCTGCGCAGGGTGCTCAACGCGACCGGCGTCGTCGTGCACACGAACCTCGGCCGCGCGCCTCTGAGCACGGCGGCGCAGGCGGCGGTCGCGGACGTCGCCGCGGGGTACAGCAACCTCGAGCTCGACCTGGCCGACGGCCGGCGCGGCTCCCGCCAGGACCACGTCGCCGCGCTGCTGCGCGAGCTCACCGGCGCGGAGGCGGCGCTGGCGGTCAACAACTGCGCCGCGGCGACGCTCCTCGCGGTCGCCGCGCTGGCCGGGCCGGACCGCGAGGTGATCGTGTCGCGCGGCCAGCTCATCGAGATCGGCGGCTCGTTCCGGATCCCCGAGGTCGTCGCGCAGGCCGGCGCCCGGCTCGTCGAGGTGGGCACGACGAACCGCACCCGCGTCGACGACTACCGCCGCGCGATCGGCGAGCGCACCGCCGCCGTGCTGCGCGCCCACCAGTCGAACTTCCGCACGGTCGGCTTCGTCGAGGAGGCCGCCATCGAGGAGCTCTGCAACCTGGGCGTGGCGGTCATCGACGACGTCGGCTCCGGCGCCCTCGCCGAGGATCTGCCGCAGCTGGCCGGCGAACCCCCGGTGCGCCGCTCGGTGCGCGCCGGCGCCGATCTCGTGGCGTTCTCCGCCGACAAGCTCCTCGGCGGCCCGCAGGCCGGGCTGCTCGTCGGCCGCCACGAGGCGATCGACCGCTGCGCGCGCCACCCGCTCGCCCGCGCGCTGCGCATCGACAAGCTCTCCCTCGCGGCGCTCGAGGCGACCCTGCAGCTGTACCGCGACCCCGAGCTCGCCCGCCGCGAGGTCCCGGTCCTCGCGATGCTCGACGCACCGCCGGAGGTCCTGGAGCGGCGCGCTCGACGCCTCGCCGAGGGCGTCGGCGGCGAGCTCGGCACCGCGGTCGCGCGCGCCGGGGGAGGAGCGCTGCCGCTGCTCGAGCTCGACGGGCCGGCCGTCGCGCTCGACCCGGGGCCGGGCGGGGCCGACGCCCTCGCCGCCGCGCTGCGCGGCGGCGACCCGCCCGTCGTCGGCCGCATCCGCGCGGGCCGGGTGATCCTCGACCCGCGCACGCTCGCCGACGACGAGCTCGACGCGGCGATCGCCGCGGTCCGCGCGGCGCGGCGACCGTGA
- a CDS encoding bifunctional diguanylate cyclase/phosphohydrolase — translation MGRHRAAEARLQRAWKAEREWSRELRSQIARLTAEPRRSSGRDDVRSLVLEAAIVLSQGDRGILLSHEDADDDGKLDVVLSRGFDHDPRDSAVAQRFAREVLKRDQILREDAPAKHGEQSTAADREIESLVAIPLYLHDRFHGVVICANRPGGFEDVEDAVLLALGDHAGAALQQGMLHHQLESAHRGALRTLVEAVSAFDPLLHRESARLVVHALHLAADLGLDTRERDVLVGAVLLRAVGYLALPDSVLRKPGPLTDEERQVVEMHPRIGFNIIGQVPALREVATGVLHHQERFDGTGYPAGLAGDRIPLVSRALGVLESYGAMTHERPFRCSRSAEDACQDIIDGAGSQFDPEIAQLFVEEIRHSAGDPSDDLAESVLEVLPYHPGGGIPGMLGPFGGPSTDGLTLLGDHRALQLSAREAIRLAGDDGELAVAFVQLEDLPRLNDEASFMVGDRLIQVAARNLTRAAARLGGTAFRASGRRLAMIVPLGGPLSPEHVEQEIAGEFTGGPAIRHTVVTWNPGERSEDLIARARHQLAAPAAGT, via the coding sequence ATGGGACGGCATCGTGCCGCAGAGGCGCGCCTGCAGCGGGCGTGGAAGGCAGAACGCGAGTGGAGCCGCGAGCTGCGGTCGCAGATCGCCCGCCTCACCGCAGAGCCACGTCGCTCCAGCGGACGTGACGACGTTCGGTCCCTCGTGCTCGAGGCGGCCATCGTGCTGTCCCAAGGCGATCGCGGAATCCTGCTCTCCCACGAGGACGCTGACGACGACGGCAAGCTCGATGTCGTTCTGTCGCGCGGCTTTGATCATGACCCGCGCGACAGCGCCGTCGCCCAGCGCTTCGCGCGTGAAGTGCTCAAGCGCGATCAGATCCTTCGCGAGGACGCGCCGGCGAAGCATGGCGAGCAGTCCACCGCGGCAGATCGGGAAATCGAGTCGCTCGTCGCGATCCCGCTCTACCTTCACGACCGATTCCACGGCGTCGTCATTTGTGCCAACCGCCCCGGCGGCTTCGAGGACGTCGAAGATGCCGTGCTACTCGCACTCGGGGATCACGCGGGCGCCGCCCTGCAGCAGGGGATGCTGCATCACCAGCTCGAGTCGGCGCACCGCGGTGCGCTCCGGACGCTCGTGGAGGCGGTTAGTGCGTTCGATCCGCTCCTGCATCGCGAGTCGGCCCGTCTGGTCGTCCATGCCCTGCATCTCGCGGCCGACCTTGGGCTCGACACCCGCGAGCGCGACGTGCTCGTGGGCGCCGTCCTGCTGCGCGCGGTCGGCTACCTCGCGCTCCCCGACAGCGTCCTGCGCAAACCGGGCCCGCTCACTGACGAGGAACGGCAGGTCGTCGAGATGCATCCGCGGATCGGCTTCAACATCATCGGCCAGGTTCCGGCGCTACGCGAGGTCGCCACCGGTGTCCTGCACCATCAGGAGCGCTTCGATGGCACCGGGTACCCCGCGGGCCTGGCCGGTGACCGCATCCCGCTCGTGTCACGAGCACTCGGTGTCCTGGAGTCCTACGGCGCGATGACGCACGAGCGCCCATTCCGCTGCTCACGTTCGGCCGAAGATGCATGCCAGGACATCATCGACGGCGCCGGCTCGCAGTTCGATCCGGAGATCGCCCAGCTCTTTGTCGAGGAGATTCGGCACTCGGCCGGCGACCCCAGCGACGACCTCGCGGAGAGTGTGCTCGAAGTGCTGCCCTACCATCCCGGCGGAGGGATCCCCGGGATGCTGGGGCCTTTCGGCGGCCCCTCCACCGACGGGCTCACGCTGCTAGGCGACCACCGCGCGCTTCAGCTCAGTGCCCGCGAGGCCATCCGTCTTGCGGGCGACGACGGAGAGCTCGCCGTCGCCTTCGTCCAGCTCGAAGACCTCCCGCGGCTGAACGACGAGGCGAGCTTCATGGTCGGCGATCGCCTGATCCAGGTCGCAGCGCGCAACCTGACGCGCGCAGCCGCCCGCCTCGGCGGAACCGCGTTCCGCGCCAGCGGGCGGCGGCTTGCGATGATCGTCCCGCTGGGCGGCCCCTTGTCGCCGGAGCACGTGGAGCAGGAGATCGCCGGCGAGTTCACCGGCGGGCCCGCCATACGCCACACCGTCGTGACCTGGAACCCGGGCGAGCGCAGTGAGGACCTCATCGCCCGCGCCCGCCACCAGCTCGCGGCCCCGGCAGCCGGCACCTGA